In one Accipiter gentilis chromosome 4, bAccGen1.1, whole genome shotgun sequence genomic region, the following are encoded:
- the SKIDA1 gene encoding LOW QUALITY PROTEIN: SKI/DACH domain-containing protein 1 (The sequence of the model RefSeq protein was modified relative to this genomic sequence to represent the inferred CDS: substituted 1 base at 1 genomic stop codon) codes for MGDLKSGFEEVDGVRLGYLIIKGKQMFALSQVFTDLLKNIPRTTVHKRMDHLKVKKHHCDLEELRKLKAINSIAFHAAKCTLISREDVEALYTSCKTERVLRTKRRKISRALSTTDLRPELAPTDPFSGFWKENKLWLGLSDSPRPLLPIRRKALRPGDTALLPASHLPHIFSKYTGHSYPEIARAPCKPPRKLXNGAGARSCAPLRARRPPAARPPPAAAAAARPRLPAAGPPPLPARCRRRRHGAAAAAAAGALGPPGGARRPLAAPRPCRPRGAPRLPLPLPRGFGPPPPAFPESGSSDSESSCCSGRAAHDSDCGSSLSSSSEGSSEEEDEEEDDDDEEGSGASDSSEGSSEEEEEEEEEEEEEEEEEEEEEEEDSTSDSDSSSVSSQVSVQSIRFRRTSFCSPPGVVHANFLYHLAAAAAPRPPAPAPAPAPAPAPAPAPAPAEPGGLPALRGPPGGVKPELPEEWGRPGWAPAAPALRCSGGLGSCFAEIRDDRVSEITFPHSEFSNNAKSTDLTINCVAKGASSPSPKTNNAFPQQRILREARKCLPATTTHRADNNTIAARFLNNDSSSAAANSEKDSKIPHCIEFATDLPSLQTDPEEDAASPGAAAAAELHCTDTGNKALPFLHSIKIKIEDSSANDEYEPDLTTHKLKCECNDTKDEFYGVTESNNQDALLTAKEDSACTEKETTSLNPLTQSQVLSCTLGTPKPEDGEYKFGARVRKNYRTLVLGKRPVLQTPPVKPNLKSARSPRPTGKIETHEGTLDDFTVNNRRKRVASNVASAVKRPFNFMANFPCPPSLIIGNDGDLLPAYSLNTTKDSQPPHKAHPVWKWQLGGSAIPLPPSHKFRKFN; via the coding sequence ATGGGAGACCTGAAGTCGGGTTTTGAAGAGGTGGATGGCGTGAGGCTCGGCTACCTCATcattaaaggaaagcaaatgtttgCACTCTCCCAGGTTTTTACAGACCTGCTCAAAAACATCCCGCGAACTACCGTGCACAAGCGAATGgatcatttaaaagtaaaaaagcatcACTGCGACCTGGAGGAGTTGAGGAAACTCAAAGCCATCAACTCCATCGCTTTCCACGCCGCCAAATGCACCCTGATCTCCAGAGAGGACGTGGAAGCCCTTTACACATCCTGCAAAACCGAACGGGTCCTTAGGACGAAACGGAGGAAAATAAGCCGGGCGCTGTCGACCACCGACCTCCGGCCGGAGCTCGCACCCACCGACCCCTTCTCCGGCTTCTGGAAGGAGAACAAACTTTGGCTGGGTTTGAGCGACTCTCCCCGGCCCCTGCTGCCCATCAGGAGGAAAGCTTTGCGTCCGGGGGACACAGCCTTGCTACCGGCCTCTCATCTACCTCACATTTTTAGTAAATACACTGGCCACAGCTACCCAGAAATCGCTCGGGCGCCTTGCAAACCCCCCCGTAAACTATGAAACGGCGCCGGGGCGCGCAGCtgcgcgcccctccgcgcccgccgcccgcccgccgcccgccccccgcccgccgccgccgccgcggcgcggccgcggctcccggccgccggccccccgcccctgcccgcccgctgccgccgccgccgccacggggcggccgccgccgccgccgccggcgcgctGGGCCCCCCCGGCGGCGCCCGCCGGCCCCTGGCCGCGCCGCGGCCCTGCCGGCCCCGCGGCGCCCcgcggctgccgctgccgctgccccgCGGCttcgggccgccgccgcccgccttcCCCGAGAGCGGCAGCAGCGACTCGGAGTCCAGCTGCTGCTCCGGCCGCGCCGCCCACGACTCGGACTGCGGCTCCAGCCTCTCCAGCTCCAGCGAGGGCAgctcggaggaggaggacgaggaggaggacgacGACGACGAGGAGGGCAGCGGCGCCTCGGACTCCAGCGAGGGcagctcggaggaggaggaggaggaggaggaagaggaggaggaggaagaggaggaggaggaggaggaggaggaggaggacagcacCTCGGACTCCGACTCCAGCTCCGTCTCCAGCCAGGTCTCGGTGCAGAGCATCCGCTTCAGGCGCACCAGCTTCTGCAGCCCGCCCGGCGTGGTCCACGCCAACTTCTTGTACCAtctggcggccgccgccgccccccggccgccggccccggccccggccccggccccggccccggccccggcgccggcgccggccccggcggAGCCCGGCGGGCTGCCCGCCCTCCGCGGCCCTCCCGGCGGAGTCAAGCCGGAGCTGCCGGAGGAGTGGGGCCGCCCCGGCtgggctcccgccgccccggcgctGCGCTGCTCCGGCGGCCTGGGGAGCTGCTTCGCGGAGATAAGAGACGATAGGGTATCCGAGATCACATTCCCACACTCTGAATTTTCCAATAATGCCAAGAGTACTGACCTAACAATTAACTGTGTTGCAAAGGGGGCCTCTTCACCTAGCCCAAAGACAAACAATGCATTTCCACAACAAAGAATACTCAGAGAGGCAAGGAAATGCCTTCCAGCAACTACTACACACCGTGCAGATAACAATACAATAGCTGCTAGGTTCTTAAATAATGATTCTTCATCAGCGGCAGCAAATTCAGAGAAAGATTCCAAAATCCCTCATTGTATTGAATTTGCCACGGATTTGCCCTCTTTACAAACTGATCCTGAGGAGGATGCTGCttctccaggggcagcagcagcagctgagctccACTGCACTGATACAGGCAATAAGGCATTGCCATTCCTGCACAGCATTAAAATCAAAATAGAGGACAGCAGTGCGAACGACGAGTATGAGCCTGATCTTACAACACATAAGCTAAAGTGTGAGTGCAATGATACTAAGGATGAGTTTTACGGTGTGACTGAGAGTAATAACCAGGACGCTTTATTAACAGCCAAGGAAGATTCTGCATGCACTGAGAAAGAAACCACTTCCTTAAACCCGCTGACTCAGAGTCAGGTCCTCTCATGCACTTTAGGTACTCCAAAACCTGAGGATGGGGAGTATAAATTTGGAGCAAGGGTGAGAAAAAATTACAGGACACTGGTTTTGGGAAAGCGACCTGTACTGCAGACTCCTCCAGTCAAACCAAATTTGAAATCAGCTCGAAGCCCACGTCCTACAGGTAAAATTGAGACACATGAAGGAACACTGGATGATTTTACAGTTAACAATAGACGCAAAAGGGTAGCCAGCAATGTAGCATCAGCAGTGAAAAGGCCATTTAATTTCATGGCAAATTTTCCCTGTCCACCATCACTAATTATTGGCAATGATGGGGATTTGTTGCCAGCTTATTCCTTAAACACCACTAAGGATTCCCAACCACCTCACAAGGCCCATCCTGTATGGAAATGGCAGCTGGGCGGTTCTGCAATACCTCTTCCACCTAGCCACAAATTCAGGAAatttaattaa